The window TCGCTATCGACACACCCGTATGGGCGATTGTTCGTGGGAAAAAGGTGCCTTTGCTTGTAAGCAAAATGCCATTTGTTCCACAACGCTACTATCGCGGCTGATTGACTGTTTCTATAAGTAACGCGGTTGCGTTAACAGTGCACTAATGTGTAACGCAACCGCCATAAAACAGTGCATGTCTTTGGTTATAAGCTTCGTTTATGAACGTTGCTTATAACGTTCGAAAACAATTGAACAGCCCGATCGAATAAGCCCGCACTAGTGGACACGCTATTGCCATCAACCTTAGCAAAACCGGGCCTCTCACAGGGCTTGTTTTTTCTCACGTAGTTGGCGTAGAGTTTGTTCACTGTGTTTGCATGGGTCGCTTGGAATCGTGACCTGGGCAGTAGCCTACAAGTTAGCTACATCCCGTTCGACGTCTTCTTACTCTCCTGCAACCAGCCCCAGTACTCTTTCATGAGAAGGAGACTGTCATTAATTTTTTGCGTCAAAGGAATAAGAAATGTCCACACGTCAGAGCGGTACCGTCAAGTGGTTTAACGACGAGAAAGGTTTTGGTTTTATCACTCCAGAAAGCGGTCCGGATCTGTTCGTGCATTTCCGCGCTATTCAGGGCAACGGCTTCAAGAGCCTGAAAGAAGGCCAGAAAGTGACTTTCGTCGCTGTGCAAGGCCAGAAAGGCATGCAAGCTGACGAAGTACAAGCAGAAGCCTAATCTTCTGTAACGAAAAAGCCCCTGATGCTGACATCAGGGGCTTTTTTGTGCGCGTAAATCCGTAAAATGGCTTCTTTTTTCCGTCCAGAGGCTGCCATGTCGAAACACCTGCTCAAACCCCAGGGCGACTTTCCCGCCGCCACCCTGGGTCGTCGCCTGGCAGCGATGTTCTATGACTTCCTGTTGTGTACCGCCCTGCTGATCGTCACCAGCGGCATCTACAAGATGATCCAGATGGCGATCATCGGTGAAGACAAGATGCGCACCCTGACCGAAGCCGGCGCGCTGGACGGTGATCCGTTGCTGTCGACGGTATTGCTGTTTGTGCTGTTTGGTTTCTTCGCCAAGTTCTGGACCTGGTCTGGTCAGACCCTGGGCATGCAGGTGTGGTCCATTCGCGTGCAGAACGCTGACGGCTCGTCCATCAGTCTGTGGCAGGCGCTGTTGCGCTTTGTGGTGTCGATCGCATCGCTGTTGTGCGTTGGCCTTGGGTTCATCTGGTCGCTGTTCGATAAACAGAAACGCAGCTGGCATGACATGTATTCCAATACCCAGCTGGTGCGCATCCCGAAGAAAACAAAGTAATCCCGGACACCGAAAATCAATGTGGGAGCGGCTTGCTCGCGAAGGGGTCGTATCGGTCAACTTTGATGTTGTCTGACACACCGCTTTCGCGAGCAAGCCCGCTCCCACAGTTTTTTACGAGTACTTAAGCGTTACCGGCCAGTTTCATCCGCGCAGCCTGGGTGAAATCGAGCATGCGCTTCAACGGTCGAATCGCCTGGGGAATCAACGCCGGATCCACAAAGATCTCGTTCGTCCCTTCCTTCAAGCACTTCAGCGTGCGCTCAAGGGTGTTCATCGCCATCCATGGGCAATGTGCGCAACTGCGGCACGCTGCGCCGTTACCGGCCGTTGGGG is drawn from Pseudomonas sp. 31-12 and contains these coding sequences:
- a CDS encoding cold-shock protein → MSTRQSGTVKWFNDEKGFGFITPESGPDLFVHFRAIQGNGFKSLKEGQKVTFVAVQGQKGMQADEVQAEA
- a CDS encoding RDD family protein, which gives rise to MSKHLLKPQGDFPAATLGRRLAAMFYDFLLCTALLIVTSGIYKMIQMAIIGEDKMRTLTEAGALDGDPLLSTVLLFVLFGFFAKFWTWSGQTLGMQVWSIRVQNADGSSISLWQALLRFVVSIASLLCVGLGFIWSLFDKQKRSWHDMYSNTQLVRIPKKTK